The stretch of DNA ATATCAGCGCCTGCTTCTGCCGCCTTCATGATTTCATAACCGCCGGCATCCATAATTTTCAGATCTGCAAGCACCTTTAGATTCGGAAAAGCTTCCTTGATCTCTTTTACGGCTCTGAGCCCTTCATTAATAACGACGGGAGTACCTATTTCTACGATATCGATATAATCAGCTACTTCAGCTACCAGAGCCTTCGCTTCCGGAATATTTACAAGATCGAGTGCCAATTGCAGTTCCATTTGAATCATCCTCTCCTTTTTACCCTTTATTATGCTCCTTTAGGGTACCCCCACATTCTAAAGTCGTCGCTTACAAAAAGGAAGTACGCACTTTGAAGTAAGGTAGTTACCTGGACCATACTAAAGGCCTCATCAGAGAAGAGAATTAATTATTTCTTGGCGAATCGGCGCTCAATTCTTCTCAGCTTCACTGGGCCCGCCACGAAGCTATAAGGGACAAAACGAACATCCGGCGGACAGCAGCCTTGCGAAGTAAAGGCGCTGATTAGCTCAGTCTCCAGCGCCCCTTGAATATCTTCCAGCGGAACAGAGGCCCGAATTGCTGCCTCAACCTGTGTCTGCGAATGCTGGACAATACGGTATTCTAAAATCTGCGGCGAAGCCAGCATCACGGCACGGCGAATGAAATCCGGGAAGATCGGGGCAGTCTGCTCCTCGCTTCCAAGCACTCGCCCGTAGAATACATCATCCGTTCTGCCCCCAATGGACGAGATGGCTGTAAACACACAGCCGCAAGGGCAAGGTTCCGGCCGCTCGGTGAGCAAATCATTCAGCCTGTAGCGCACAATGGGCTGCGCCTGCCTGGAGAAATCGGTAATCACAGGCGAGAACAAGCCCGCAGCCTCATCCAAATAATCCTTTTGAATGACCAGAATATCTTCGTTCAGATGGAGGGTGCCATGCGAACAGGTGAAGGCCAGAAAGCCTTCCGTACACTGATAAATCTGGTGAAGCTTCGTGCCGAATATGTTCTCCACAAAGCGGCGATCCAGCTCCTCAAGTACCTCAGCCACTGAGATGATGCGCTCGGGAGCCGCAGCAAGCCGGCCATCCCGCTTAGCCTCTGCCAGCAGCCTGAGCATGGACGGAGGGCCAACCAGAATGGACGGAAGCAGCTCATTCAGCTGCTCGATATGCTCCTCCAGTGGACGGATCATATCGAAGAAACGAAAGGTGATCCGCTTTGACTTCACGCTCTGATACAAGTTGCTGTCTGCTCGAAGAAAGAAAGCTACCCGATGCTTTGCAAGCAGCGAGCCAGGCAGTGCTTTCGCCAGCACCGTACCCGCCCAAGCCGCCCTTTCCTCCTCACTAACAAGAAATATGCCGCGGTTGCCCGAGGTCCCGGAGGATAAGCCGACCGTCACCGAGCCGAGCTGTGGAGAGAAATCCCGCTCCCTCTCCGCGCGTAGAGCCACCTCGAAGGCTTCCTCCTTCGTAACTCCCACGGTATTGAGATCATCGAATCTATCCATCATCAGGTTCTTATCCAATGTTGGCCATTCGCGCCAGTCCTCAGGATCAAGAGTCTCCAGATACTCCGAATAGAGCCTTGATTTGCCCTTGAGCTGCTTCAGAAAGGACACCACACGACGGTGCTGCCACTGCTCCAGCTGCTCCCGGCTCTTCCAGTGTCTCTCCCGGTATTTCGCAAGTCCATAATGTTTGAGTAAAACTCCAAGCTTCATAATCCTTAGACCTCCATGGCCTTGCCGCACAGCGCAAGCGATTCTTCGCCGTGAGTGAAGAGCAGATTCAGCCCCGGCTCACGCTGCTTCAACTCATGCAGCCGCTCAAATGTCTGTTTATATTTGGAGCTGTGGTCAAAAATAAAGAACGCCAACGGATGCGGCAGCCGATTCTCTAGAACCGCCTGAAGCGACCAGCTTGCATCCGCCCCAAGAAAGACCGGGGATTTCAGGTTGGGGCCTATGATAAGCCCGTACTGCGGATCAGCATGCCCTGGCAGCGCTACGGCTGCAAGCTCCCCATCGCCAAATACATCATAGGCTTCTGTGAAAGGGGCGAATTGCGCAGGCAGTGCTAGCTTAGGAAGATCCTCCAGCCATACCGCCCGTTCCTTAAAATCTCCAGGTAAGAGGGCCGGGAGGAACGCTCGCTTGACGGCACGTACTCCCCGCAGAGACTCCAGCGATGTATATGCGTCATAGGAGCAGATGAACTGAGCCCCGGTAAAATCCGACAGTCCGCAAATATGGTCAGCATGGAAATGAGACAAAAACACGAACCGGATCTCTTCAGGCTTATAACCAGCCTGTCTTACATGCTCTGCTGCGGTCAGGAATCCATCCATATGTACGGGAGTAACCTTGCGGTACAAATTATACGGAAAGCTTCGCGTAGCTTCATTAAAGGCAGGAGAGTAGCCAGTGTCGAACAGAATGGGGCCGAGCTGCGGATGCTCGATCAAAGCAATAATGGCGTGGAACCGAATCGAACGCCAGCTGCCGCCAGAAATCGACAAGGCCTCACGCTGCTTACAATAACCTGTGCTGAACAAAGTAACCTTCATCGTTGCCCCTCCTTCCCGGTCTCTTCCCACCAATTACAGAACCGTATAATGCCTTCATCCAGGCTTACGATCGGACGATAGCCAAGCATTGCTCTGGCCTTGTCGATGTTCAACGTCTGGCTGAACGCCAGAAGCCCGGCCGTGTAACGGGTAAGCAGCGGCTCCTTGCGGCCTCCACCCAGCCGGGACGCTGTCTCGAGGATGAACGCCAGCCCCTGCACCGCCGAATAAGGGAGACGCCGGTACCGGAATGGCATTCCGAGCTGCTTGAACAGCTGCTCCAGCAGACCAAACAGCATCACCGGCTCCCCGTTCGTAATGTTGAATTTATGCCCGAAGGCTGCGGACGGTGCCGCAAGGCAGCACATCAGCGCTTCGGTCACATTATCAATATAAGTCACATCCAACACGGCCCGCCCCTGATGGAACAGCGGGACAAAGCCCTTCTCGTTGGCCCGGAGCAGGCGGGGAAATATCGCCGTATCTCCCGGCCCGAATAGCCCCCTTGGCCGAATGGTCAGCACCGGCAGGCCAGCTGCCGCCCCGGCGTCCGCTTCCTGCTCAGCCAGCAGCTTCGTAGCCGCATAGGCATTGACAGCTCTTGGAGGCAGCTTCGCATCCTCTCGAATATCCAGCCGATCACGAAATTCAAAGTATATCGAAGGCGTTGATACGTTAATCAAGCGGCCCACGCCATGCTTCAGAGCCCCTTGTACCATATGCCGTGTTCCCAGCACATTGGTACGGTAGAAATCCCGGTAGTCCCCCCAAGGAGACGACAGCGCTCCGCAATGAATGACGGCATCCTGACCCTGACAGGCTTCGGCAGCCAGCTCATCTCCAAGGTCCTGCTGCAAGAATCTTGCCCCTTGCTGCTGCAGCCGCTCGCCTTCCACCTTGCTGCGCCCCATTCCGGTCACCTCATGCCCTTCGCGCAGCAGCCGACCGATCAAATTTTTCCCCAGGAATCCTGTGGCTCCCGTAACAAGCACTTTCATACATCAACCATTCCATTCTATATAGATTGAACTAAAGTTTTACATTGAATTTTCTGTTATCACGGCCTAATACTGTTCTATAACGTTCATTTCTTTAGTTCATTCTACATATATCCGAATATAAATTAATCATTAGTACTCCATGATCATTCCGCCCAAGGAGACACCGGCCGAAATACCGATCAGCGCAAAGCGATCCCCCCGCTTCAGTCTTCCCCCCTGTACTGCCTCGTGCAGTCCCATCGGAATGGAAGCTGCGATTGTATTACCGTGATTCTCAATGATGTTCATCATTTGCCGGTCAGTAATGCCCAGCTTCTTCTGCAATAAGCGCATCGCCATGGCGCTGCCCTGATGAGGAATCACCAGATCAAGATCGGTCATCCTCATCTCTGCCTCTCCAAACAGGCGGGAGAGAAAATCCGGCAGTAATTTGGACGTT from Paenibacillus sp. CAA11 encodes:
- a CDS encoding MBL fold metallo-hydrolase, translating into MKVTLFSTGYCKQREALSISGGSWRSIRFHAIIALIEHPQLGPILFDTGYSPAFNEATRSFPYNLYRKVTPVHMDGFLTAAEHVRQAGYKPEEIRFVFLSHFHADHICGLSDFTGAQFICSYDAYTSLESLRGVRAVKRAFLPALLPGDFKERAVWLEDLPKLALPAQFAPFTEAYDVFGDGELAAVALPGHADPQYGLIIGPNLKSPVFLGADASWSLQAVLENRLPHPLAFFIFDHSSKYKQTFERLHELKQREPGLNLLFTHGEESLALCGKAMEV
- a CDS encoding NAD-dependent epimerase/dehydratase family protein, with the translated sequence MKVLVTGATGFLGKNLIGRLLREGHEVTGMGRSKVEGERLQQQGARFLQQDLGDELAAEACQGQDAVIHCGALSSPWGDYRDFYRTNVLGTRHMVQGALKHGVGRLINVSTPSIYFEFRDRLDIREDAKLPPRAVNAYAATKLLAEQEADAGAAAGLPVLTIRPRGLFGPGDTAIFPRLLRANEKGFVPLFHQGRAVLDVTYIDNVTEALMCCLAAPSAAFGHKFNITNGEPVMLFGLLEQLFKQLGMPFRYRRLPYSAVQGLAFILETASRLGGGRKEPLLTRYTAGLLAFSQTLNIDKARAMLGYRPIVSLDEGIIRFCNWWEETGKEGQR
- a CDS encoding F390 synthetase-related protein is translated as MKLGVLLKHYGLAKYRERHWKSREQLEQWQHRRVVSFLKQLKGKSRLYSEYLETLDPEDWREWPTLDKNLMMDRFDDLNTVGVTKEEAFEVALRAERERDFSPQLGSVTVGLSSGTSGNRGIFLVSEEERAAWAGTVLAKALPGSLLAKHRVAFFLRADSNLYQSVKSKRITFRFFDMIRPLEEHIEQLNELLPSILVGPPSMLRLLAEAKRDGRLAAAPERIISVAEVLEELDRRFVENIFGTKLHQIYQCTEGFLAFTCSHGTLHLNEDILVIQKDYLDEAAGLFSPVITDFSRQAQPIVRYRLNDLLTERPEPCPCGCVFTAISSIGGRTDDVFYGRVLGSEEQTAPIFPDFIRRAVMLASPQILEYRIVQHSQTQVEAAIRASVPLEDIQGALETELISAFTSQGCCPPDVRFVPYSFVAGPVKLRRIERRFAKK